From one Polyangia bacterium genomic stretch:
- a CDS encoding sugar ABC transporter substrate-binding protein translates to MRKRNWSAVAVAFLVNSAGCNKQSEAPAPAPTPAKTEEAPKPAAASDDGNLGPKVVPGPGYLPECFAPWSKDTKYLQWPAKKPPFRIALVNGYVGNAWRIQMVKTAKAFAKDPAVAPLLKEFKVVSTGTDIAAQLGAIEDFINQGYDGIVTLAVSPEGFDRVIRLADKKGVIIVPFDNVLDTDKVMEVNEDQLSMGKQWGEFLDKILKGRGKVLEVRGLQGNSTERDRHAGFHQIMDGKKYEITEVVGSWDDGKAQKAVADALAVHHKFDAMMVQGGSTGAIRALLDAGHKPIPVATEAENGARKLIAKYHTKGMKGLSLGQSPGLAAIAMKAVIEGLQGKVLPQKISVPIPAADDTTLKDGDNYYSKLSDNFFTPNEFPPCGVNISGVKIMNESETDVK, encoded by the coding sequence ATGCGCAAGAGAAACTGGTCCGCCGTCGCCGTCGCGTTTTTGGTCAACAGTGCCGGATGCAACAAGCAGAGCGAGGCGCCGGCCCCGGCGCCCACGCCCGCCAAGACCGAAGAAGCCCCCAAACCCGCCGCTGCGTCCGACGACGGCAACTTGGGCCCGAAGGTGGTCCCCGGGCCCGGCTACCTGCCGGAGTGCTTTGCGCCGTGGAGCAAGGACACCAAGTACCTCCAATGGCCGGCGAAGAAGCCGCCGTTCCGCATCGCGCTGGTCAACGGGTACGTGGGCAACGCCTGGCGCATCCAGATGGTCAAGACGGCCAAGGCCTTCGCCAAGGATCCGGCGGTGGCCCCGCTGCTCAAAGAGTTCAAGGTCGTCTCGACCGGCACTGACATCGCCGCGCAGCTGGGCGCCATCGAGGACTTCATCAACCAGGGCTACGACGGCATCGTCACGCTGGCGGTCAGCCCCGAGGGCTTCGACCGGGTGATTCGCCTGGCCGATAAAAAAGGCGTCATCATCGTCCCGTTCGACAATGTCCTCGACACCGACAAGGTCATGGAGGTCAACGAAGACCAGCTGTCGATGGGCAAGCAGTGGGGCGAGTTCCTGGACAAGATCCTCAAGGGCAGAGGCAAGGTGCTGGAGGTGCGCGGTCTGCAGGGCAACTCGACCGAACGTGATCGCCACGCCGGGTTCCACCAGATCATGGACGGCAAGAAGTACGAAATCACCGAGGTGGTGGGAAGCTGGGACGACGGCAAGGCGCAAAAGGCGGTGGCCGACGCGCTGGCGGTTCACCACAAGTTCGACGCGATGATGGTGCAAGGCGGATCGACCGGGGCCATCCGCGCGCTGCTGGACGCCGGCCACAAGCCGATCCCGGTGGCCACCGAGGCGGAGAACGGCGCCCGCAAGCTGATCGCCAAGTACCACACCAAGGGAATGAAGGGCCTGTCGCTGGGACAGTCACCCGGCCTGGCCGCCATCGCCATGAAGGCGGTCATCGAGGGACTGCAGGGCAAGGTGCTGCCGCAGAAGATCTCGGTGCCGATCCCGGCCGCCGACGACACCACACTGAAGGACGGCGACAACTATTATTCGAAGCTGTCAGACAATTTCTTCACGCCGAACGAATTTCCTCCCTGCGGCGTGAATATCTCTGGCGTGAAGATCATGAACGAGTCGGAGACCGACGTGAAATAG
- a CDS encoding DUF1552 domain-containing protein: protein MKTLSRRTVLRGAGGVAIGLPLLSAMIGPRRARAAGAVAKRFIVFFSANGTIMNAWKPTGNETTFTLSNILSPLQSHIPDLLIMPGLNNEMSYTSPGGNPHDQGMGTLMTGVGMKIGPSGLGRAGHIIDGSSGGPSVDQVIAKAIGGSTKLSSLALGVNSTSTILEPMVTRLTYRDSYDPITPMDDPGKVFTTLFGDTTATQADMQALQKRRGTVLDAVLSNYMSLMTKVGADDRSKLDHHVTSIRELEKEISSLNTGQSCHGAVPMAPTVSLTPRACLQDGRPATCVGDFPAIGKAQMDLLALAMACDLTRVATLQWSIAESPVVHTQVMASGEHHLMSHDSTKAADLTRVNNWFAQQLSYLLDKLSATTDDGGTSVLDSSVVAWVNEQQDGLTHDRHNLPIVLAGKGNGNMRPGRFVTYNGQPHNQLLAAFVNMFGIPAPSFGDPRYAGVLTGLS, encoded by the coding sequence ATGAAAACGCTCAGCCGTCGTACCGTGCTTCGCGGCGCTGGTGGCGTCGCCATCGGCCTTCCTTTGCTGAGCGCCATGATCGGCCCGCGGCGCGCGCGCGCGGCAGGCGCGGTGGCCAAGCGGTTCATCGTCTTCTTCAGCGCCAACGGCACGATCATGAACGCGTGGAAGCCCACCGGCAATGAGACCACGTTCACTCTCTCCAATATTCTGAGCCCGCTGCAGAGTCACATTCCCGATCTGTTGATCATGCCCGGGTTGAACAACGAGATGTCGTACACCTCGCCGGGCGGCAACCCGCACGATCAGGGGATGGGAACCCTGATGACCGGGGTCGGCATGAAGATCGGACCCAGCGGTCTCGGCCGCGCCGGGCACATCATCGATGGATCGTCCGGCGGCCCTTCGGTCGATCAGGTCATCGCCAAGGCCATCGGCGGCAGCACCAAGCTGTCGTCGCTGGCCTTGGGCGTTAATTCGACCAGCACGATTCTCGAGCCGATGGTGACGCGACTGACGTACCGGGATTCGTACGATCCGATCACGCCGATGGACGACCCAGGCAAAGTCTTCACGACGCTGTTTGGCGACACCACGGCCACGCAGGCCGATATGCAGGCGCTGCAAAAACGGCGCGGTACGGTGCTGGACGCCGTACTTTCGAACTATATGTCGCTGATGACCAAGGTCGGCGCGGATGACCGCAGCAAGCTGGACCATCACGTCACGTCGATCCGGGAGCTAGAAAAAGAGATCAGCAGCTTGAACACCGGCCAGAGCTGTCACGGGGCGGTGCCGATGGCGCCGACCGTCAGCCTGACGCCGCGGGCCTGTCTGCAGGACGGGCGCCCAGCGACGTGCGTGGGCGACTTCCCAGCGATCGGGAAGGCCCAGATGGATCTGCTGGCCTTGGCGATGGCGTGCGATCTCACCCGCGTGGCGACGCTGCAATGGTCGATCGCCGAGAGCCCGGTGGTTCACACCCAGGTGATGGCCAGCGGCGAGCATCACCTGATGTCGCACGACTCGACCAAGGCCGCGGACCTCACCCGGGTGAACAACTGGTTTGCGCAACAGCTCAGCTATCTGTTGGACAAGTTGAGCGCCACCACCGACGACGGGGGAACCTCCGTGCTGGACAGTTCGGTGGTGGCCTGGGTGAACGAGCAACAAGACGGGCTGACCCACGACCGACACAACCTGCCCATCGTTCTGGCGGGCAAAGGCAACGGCAATATGCGCCCCGGCCGTTTCGTGACTTATAACGGTCAACCGCACAATCAACTTCTGGCGGCGTTCGTCAACATGTTCGGCATCCCCGCCCCCTCGTTCGGGGACCCGCGGTACGCGGGCGTTCTGACCGGCCTGAGCTGA